The following proteins come from a genomic window of Nostoc sp. TCL26-01:
- a CDS encoding NAD(P)H-quinone oxidoreductase subunit N, with protein MDFANLAAQLNAGTILPEGIVIVTLMGVLIVDLILGRTSSRWIGYLAIAGLLSAVVALYFQWDASNPIGFTGGFNGDDLSIVFRGIVALSAVVTILMSIRYVEQSGTALAEFIAILLTATLGGMFVSGASELVMIFISLETLSISSYLLTGYTKRDPRSNEAALKYLLIGASSTAVFLYGVSLLYGLSGGQTELNAIAHGIATANVGQSLGLVIALVFVIAGIGFKISAAPFHQWTPDVYEGAPTPVIAFLSVGSKAAGFALAIRLLVTVFPLVADEWRFVFTALAVLSMVLGNVVALAQTSMKRMLAYSSIAQAGFVMIGLIAGTDAGYASMIFYLLVYLFMNLCGFTCVILFSLRTGTDQIAEYSGLYQKDPLLTLGLSISLLSLGGIPPLAGFFGKIYLFWAGWQAGLYWLVLLGLVTSVVSIYYYIRVVKMMVVKEPQEMSDVIKNYPEIRWNLPGFRPLQVGLVVTLIATSIAGIFSNPLFTLANNSVANTSMLQTTKVVSTQASVISPEQPEGL; from the coding sequence ATGGATTTTGCTAATCTTGCAGCCCAGTTGAATGCTGGAACAATTCTGCCAGAGGGAATTGTCATTGTTACCCTCATGGGGGTTTTGATTGTTGATTTGATTTTAGGGCGTACATCTTCACGCTGGATTGGATATCTAGCGATCGCAGGTTTACTGTCTGCGGTTGTTGCCCTATATTTTCAATGGGATGCTAGTAATCCCATTGGTTTTACTGGTGGGTTTAATGGCGACGACTTGAGTATCGTTTTTCGCGGTATCGTCGCTTTATCTGCCGTTGTGACTATTTTGATGTCGATTCGCTACGTTGAGCAGAGTGGCACTGCCTTAGCTGAATTCATCGCTATTTTGTTGACTGCGACTTTGGGAGGGATGTTTGTCTCTGGGGCGAGTGAGTTGGTGATGATTTTCATCTCCTTAGAAACCCTGAGTATTTCCTCTTATTTGTTGACAGGTTATACCAAGCGTGACCCCCGTTCTAACGAAGCGGCACTGAAATACTTGCTGATTGGAGCTTCCAGTACAGCAGTATTTTTGTATGGTGTATCATTGCTGTATGGTCTGTCTGGTGGACAAACAGAATTAAATGCGATCGCTCATGGTATCGCTACTGCTAATGTTGGTCAATCGTTAGGTTTGGTGATTGCCCTAGTTTTCGTCATTGCTGGTATTGGCTTTAAAATCTCCGCCGCACCCTTCCACCAATGGACACCGGACGTTTATGAAGGCGCTCCCACCCCAGTCATCGCCTTTTTATCTGTCGGTTCCAAAGCAGCTGGTTTTGCTCTAGCTATCCGCCTCTTGGTAACGGTGTTCCCTCTCGTTGCGGATGAGTGGAGATTTGTCTTTACAGCCTTGGCTGTCCTCAGCATGGTTTTGGGTAATGTCGTCGCTTTAGCCCAAACCAGCATGAAACGGATGCTTGCTTATTCATCCATTGCCCAAGCAGGTTTTGTGATGATTGGCTTGATTGCTGGTACTGATGCTGGATACGCTAGCATGATTTTCTACTTGCTGGTTTACCTGTTCATGAACCTGTGCGGTTTTACCTGCGTGATTTTGTTCTCACTGCGGACAGGAACCGACCAAATTGCCGAATACTCTGGGTTATATCAAAAAGATCCCTTACTAACTCTGGGCTTGAGTATCTCCTTACTCTCTTTGGGTGGTATACCTCCATTAGCCGGGTTTTTTGGCAAGATTTACTTGTTCTGGGCTGGTTGGCAAGCTGGGCTTTACTGGTTAGTTTTGCTAGGTTTAGTTACCAGTGTTGTCTCCATCTACTACTACATCCGTGTAGTCAAGATGATGGTAGTCAAAGAACCTCAAGAAATGTCAGACGTGATCAAGAATTATCCCGAAATCCGGTGGAATTTGCCTGGATTTAGACCATTACAAGTGGGTTTGGTGGTAACTTTGATTGCTACTTCCATCGCGGGAATTTTCTCTAATCCCCTGTTCACTTTGGCAAAT
- a CDS encoding response regulator: MASNKILVIDDTTVVRVKVREMLPPGNFEVLEAKDGLEGLNFIRQEKLSLIMLDFLLPKMSGWEVFQQVQAHPELRKIPLVIMSGRKEEVTEKITEPFEYFEFLGKPFDQKQLINAIKSAMTKAKLPRQEPVGAVASVKNSAVVTATVTNGSVAVATPPTTATTTTTTVATPEVELTSSASAAEIQALNEKIATMQAEIEGLKKQLAQVVTFIKQKIK, translated from the coding sequence GTGGCAAGTAACAAAATTCTAGTTATCGATGACACTACCGTTGTCAGGGTAAAAGTACGAGAAATGTTGCCTCCTGGCAATTTTGAAGTATTAGAAGCAAAAGACGGGTTGGAAGGACTAAATTTCATCCGTCAAGAAAAACTCAGTTTAATCATGTTGGATTTCCTTTTACCCAAAATGAGTGGTTGGGAGGTTTTTCAGCAAGTGCAAGCTCATCCTGAACTCAGAAAGATTCCCTTAGTCATCATGTCTGGGCGCAAGGAAGAGGTGACGGAGAAAATTACTGAACCTTTTGAATATTTTGAATTTTTAGGTAAACCCTTTGATCAAAAACAGTTAATTAACGCCATTAAGTCAGCAATGACTAAGGCTAAACTACCACGCCAAGAACCTGTAGGAGCAGTTGCCTCGGTGAAAAATAGTGCGGTAGTCACAGCTACAGTTACCAATGGTTCTGTAGCTGTAGCCACCCCTCCCACAACGGCTACGACTACAACTACTACAGTAGCGACTCCTGAAGTAGAATTAACCTCATCTGCATCTGCCGCAGAAATTCAAGCACTCAATGAGAAAATTGCCACAATGCAAGCCGAAATTGAAGGCTTGAAGAAGCAGCTAGCTCAAGTAGTAACTTTTATTAAGCAGAAGATTAAGTAG
- the lipA gene encoding lipoyl synthase: MTSSSQPAEFKSEIMAMPDWLRRPIGKASELSTVQRIIKQRQIHTICEEGRCPNRGECYAQKTATFLLMGPVCTRACAFCQVDKGHAPMPLDLDEPQKVAEAVQLLGLRYVVLTSVARDDLPDQGAGHFVKTMAAIRQVNRDTQIEVLTPDFWGGMGSGEAGQRQRIEMIVEAAPACFNHNIETVRRLTGPVRRGAKYDRSLQVLSIVKELNPTIPTKSGLMLGHGESVAEIVAAMRDLRAVKCDRLTIGQYMRPSLEHLPVQKYWTPAEFDQLGKLATEMGFSHVRSGPLVRSSYHAGEE; encoded by the coding sequence ATGACTTCTTCTTCACAACCGGCCGAATTTAAGTCCGAAATTATGGCAATGCCTGACTGGTTACGCCGTCCCATTGGTAAGGCTAGCGAACTCTCGACGGTACAACGGATTATTAAACAGCGTCAAATTCATACGATTTGTGAAGAAGGACGTTGTCCGAACCGGGGTGAGTGCTATGCCCAAAAAACTGCTACCTTCTTGCTGATGGGGCCTGTCTGTACTCGTGCTTGTGCTTTTTGTCAAGTCGATAAGGGTCATGCACCAATGCCTCTTGACTTGGATGAGCCGCAAAAGGTAGCAGAAGCGGTACAGCTTCTGGGATTGCGTTATGTTGTACTGACTTCTGTAGCTCGTGACGACTTGCCAGATCAAGGTGCAGGTCATTTTGTCAAGACAATGGCAGCAATTCGTCAGGTGAACCGAGATACGCAAATTGAAGTGCTAACACCAGATTTTTGGGGTGGTATGGGGTCTGGAGAGGCAGGACAGCGCCAACGGATAGAAATGATTGTCGAAGCGGCTCCGGCTTGTTTTAACCACAATATAGAGACAGTACGCCGCTTAACTGGCCCGGTGCGCCGGGGAGCAAAATACGATCGCTCACTCCAAGTTCTTTCCATCGTCAAAGAACTCAACCCTACCATCCCCACAAAATCAGGTTTAATGCTGGGGCATGGGGAGAGTGTAGCAGAAATCGTTGCAGCGATGAGAGATTTAAGGGCTGTAAAATGCGATCGCCTCACCATCGGGCAATATATGCGTCCATCCCTAGAACATCTCCCAGTACAAAAATACTGGACACCAGCAGAATTTGACCAACTCGGCAAACTAGCTACAGAAATGGGATTCAGTCATGTCCGTTCTGGGCCATTGGTTCGCAGTTCCTATCATGCAGGGGAGGAGTGA
- a CDS encoding DUF2795 domain-containing protein produces the protein MAKANPVQIQKHLKGVDYPANKQELIQHAQRQGADQKVISLLEQLPEEDEYENPTDLNKAIGEIE, from the coding sequence ATGGCTAAGGCAAACCCAGTCCAAATTCAAAAACACTTAAAAGGGGTTGATTATCCTGCTAACAAGCAAGAATTAATCCAGCACGCGCAAAGGCAGGGAGCCGATCAGAAGGTAATTTCCCTATTAGAACAATTACCAGAAGAAGATGAGTATGAAAATCCTACTGATCTCAACAAAGCGATAGGCGAGATTGAGTAA
- the moaC gene encoding cyclic pyranopterin monophosphate synthase MoaC: MQDNLPKKSADLTHLDSQGQAQMVDVSAKASTIRQAVAAAQVRMLPATLAAIQAGNTPKGDVLATARLAGIMAAKQTSTLIPLCHPLPLQKVAVEITPDFQLPGYQIQATVKTKAETGVEMEALTAVSVAALTLYDMAKALEKSMQIESIRLISKTGGKSGDYLLTET; this comes from the coding sequence ATGCAAGACAATTTACCAAAAAAATCTGCCGACCTCACTCATCTAGATAGCCAGGGACAGGCACAGATGGTAGATGTATCTGCTAAAGCATCCACTATCAGGCAAGCAGTAGCAGCTGCTCAAGTGCGGATGCTCCCAGCGACTTTAGCAGCCATCCAGGCTGGAAACACACCCAAAGGAGACGTTTTAGCCACCGCCAGACTAGCAGGAATTATGGCGGCTAAACAAACATCCACCCTGATTCCTCTGTGTCATCCCTTGCCATTACAAAAAGTTGCTGTGGAAATTACTCCTGATTTCCAACTACCCGGTTACCAAATCCAAGCCACAGTCAAAACCAAAGCCGAAACTGGTGTAGAAATGGAAGCTTTAACAGCCGTTTCTGTTGCAGCTTTGACTTTATACGATATGGCAAAAGCTCTAGAAAAATCCATGCAAATTGAATCAATTAGGCTAATTAGTAAAACTGGTGGTAAATCAGGAGATTACTTACTTACAGAAACTTAA
- a CDS encoding MFS transporter encodes MKAFNTFDASLRLNLLILFTAGLLFWSSTATFLPTLPLYIESVGGSKQEIGIVMGGFAIGLLLFRPILGRMADKHGRKLLLLIGTIVATIAPFGYMAFTSIPLLMLVRIFHGISIAAFTTGYSALVADLAPLAVRGEIISYMSLTAPIGLAIGPALGGYLQESTSYSLLFLVTAELAFIGVLGAIQVNNSPIQRQQAIDQNSNFWQILVSPRVRIPAVVMLLVGIGVGAVHTFVPLFIKSTGVVFNVGWFFSIAAIGSFLVRVLAGRASDRLGRGLFITIGIIAYLVASLLLWQANSTNAFIIAALAEGCGGGTMISMITTMMADRSMPQERGRIFAICIAGFDLGIAIAAPILGFVAEQTGYRSLFAYTTSLTLLALLIFLTLSNKNLPHSLRFALGRGEDVYSLNNVN; translated from the coding sequence TTGAAAGCTTTTAATACCTTTGACGCTAGCCTGCGACTTAACCTGCTGATTCTATTTACGGCAGGATTATTATTTTGGTCAAGTACTGCTACTTTTTTACCAACCCTACCGCTTTATATTGAAAGTGTGGGGGGAAGTAAGCAAGAAATTGGCATTGTGATGGGTGGTTTTGCCATTGGTTTGTTGCTGTTCCGCCCGATTTTAGGACGCATGGCAGACAAACACGGTCGAAAATTGTTGTTATTAATTGGCACAATCGTAGCCACGATCGCCCCCTTTGGCTATATGGCATTTACATCAATTCCTTTATTGATGTTGGTGCGGATCTTTCATGGCATTAGCATCGCCGCTTTTACCACTGGCTACAGCGCTTTGGTGGCAGATTTAGCCCCCTTGGCTGTGCGTGGTGAGATTATTAGTTACATGAGTTTAACTGCTCCCATTGGCTTGGCAATTGGCCCGGCTTTGGGGGGATATCTACAAGAATCTACTAGTTATTCTCTGTTATTTTTAGTCACTGCCGAATTGGCTTTTATTGGCGTATTGGGAGCGATTCAAGTCAATAATTCCCCCATCCAGCGACAGCAAGCGATAGATCAGAATAGTAATTTTTGGCAAATTTTAGTGAGTCCACGGGTAAGAATACCAGCTGTTGTCATGTTGTTAGTTGGGATTGGGGTTGGGGCTGTACATACATTTGTCCCATTGTTTATCAAATCAACCGGGGTAGTTTTTAACGTTGGGTGGTTTTTCAGCATCGCCGCTATTGGCAGTTTTTTGGTGCGAGTGTTGGCGGGACGTGCTAGCGATCGCCTCGGCAGGGGTTTATTTATTACCATTGGTATTATTGCTTATCTGGTGGCATCATTATTGTTATGGCAAGCCAACAGTACCAACGCCTTTATCATCGCTGCCTTAGCCGAAGGATGTGGTGGTGGAACGATGATCTCGATGATTACAACCATGATGGCAGACCGATCGATGCCGCAAGAACGAGGGAGAATTTTTGCGATTTGTATAGCTGGATTTGATTTAGGAATTGCGATCGCTGCACCAATTTTAGGTTTTGTGGCTGAACAAACTGGCTACCGGAGTTTGTTTGCTTACACTACCAGTCTCACCTTATTAGCGTTGCTCATTTTCCTCACCCTATCAAATAAAAACTTACCCCACTCCCTGCGTTTTGCTTTGGGTCGGGGTGAAGATGTCTACTCTTTGAATAATGTTAATTAG
- a CDS encoding glycosyltransferase family 2 protein produces MRGGLISARMSEENEAISAIIPDVSVVVPVHDEVESLPFLLEAIASTLSTSGVSYEIICVDDGSTDGSDVFLKQQAQLRTDLKAVILRRNYGQTAAMSAGFNYALGNAIVTLDADLQNDPADIPMLLAKLEEGYDLVSGWRHKRQDAVVSRLLPSKIANWLIGKITGVQLHDYGCSLKAYRAEVVADMNLYGELHRFLPALAYIEGARITEIPVRHHARRFGRSKYGIWRTFRVLMDLLTISFMKKFLTRPMHVFGLLGLVSMVLGVGIGIYLTFVKLAMGQMIGNRPLLILAVLLLVTGVQLFSFGLLAELLMRTYHESQGRPIYRVREVVAKNGN; encoded by the coding sequence ATGAGGGGTGGATTGATTTCGGCTAGGATGTCTGAGGAAAATGAGGCAATATCCGCCATTATTCCTGATGTTTCTGTAGTAGTACCAGTACATGACGAAGTAGAAAGTTTGCCTTTTTTGTTAGAAGCGATCGCCTCTACTTTATCAACTAGTGGTGTGAGTTACGAAATTATTTGTGTAGATGACGGCTCGACCGATGGTTCAGACGTATTTCTCAAACAACAAGCACAACTGCGTACAGATTTAAAAGCAGTAATTCTCCGCCGGAATTATGGACAAACGGCGGCCATGTCAGCCGGATTTAATTATGCTTTAGGGAATGCGATCGTCACTCTAGATGCTGACTTACAAAACGATCCAGCCGATATTCCCATGTTATTGGCCAAGTTAGAGGAAGGCTACGATTTAGTTAGTGGTTGGCGACACAAACGTCAAGATGCAGTTGTCTCACGCTTACTTCCTTCCAAAATTGCTAACTGGTTAATTGGCAAAATCACCGGAGTCCAATTACATGACTATGGCTGTTCTCTCAAAGCCTATCGTGCCGAAGTCGTGGCAGATATGAATTTATACGGAGAACTGCACCGCTTTTTACCAGCCTTAGCTTACATCGAAGGAGCAAGAATTACGGAAATACCCGTGCGTCACCATGCCCGCCGCTTTGGCAGGAGTAAATACGGCATCTGGCGGACATTCCGAGTCCTGATGGATTTGTTAACCATTTCCTTTATGAAAAAATTTCTCACTCGTCCCATGCACGTTTTTGGGCTATTGGGTTTAGTTTCTATGGTTTTGGGAGTCGGGATCGGGATTTACCTAACTTTTGTCAAATTAGCTATGGGACAAATGATTGGTAATCGCCCGTTATTGATTTTGGCAGTATTACTATTAGTCACAGGAGTACAGCTATTTTCCTTTGGTTTGTTGGCAGAATTACTCATGCGTACATACCATGAATCTCAAGGCCGTCCCATCTACCGAGTGCGTGAGGTAGTAGCAAAAAATGGCAACTAA
- a CDS encoding C40 family peptidase has product MLSNLKSEISSSRLAEYQCLADLNLYDSPECTLLATQAAVGRHLQVTSNHQGTAVEVCLCEDDYPGWLSVGDLDLLQPATVLYQAKSFSPAEINKLLPEAIAFTQTARQQSNYYLWGGTVGPNYDCSGLMQAAFVSVGIWLPRDAYQQEAFTQPIAMTELLPGDLVFFGTPAKATHVGLYLGDGCYIHSSGKAQGRDGIGIDILSEQGDAVSQSYYQQLRGAGRVVKSYVPKRG; this is encoded by the coding sequence ATGCTCTCTAATCTAAAATCCGAAATCTCAAGTTCACGATTAGCCGAATATCAATGTCTGGCTGATTTGAACTTATATGATTCTCCTGAATGCACCCTTCTCGCAACTCAGGCCGCAGTTGGGCGACATTTACAGGTAACATCAAATCATCAAGGTACAGCTGTCGAGGTGTGTTTATGTGAGGATGATTATCCGGGGTGGTTGTCTGTTGGTGACTTAGATTTATTACAACCTGCTACTGTACTTTATCAGGCTAAATCATTTTCGCCAGCAGAAATTAACAAACTACTACCAGAGGCGATCGCTTTTACGCAAACAGCCAGGCAACAATCTAATTATTATCTCTGGGGTGGTACAGTCGGGCCAAATTATGATTGTTCCGGTTTAATGCAGGCGGCGTTTGTGTCTGTGGGTATTTGGTTACCGAGAGACGCTTATCAACAAGAAGCATTTACCCAACCCATCGCTATGACTGAATTATTACCAGGAGATTTAGTTTTTTTTGGCACTCCCGCCAAAGCAACTCATGTAGGATTGTATTTGGGTGATGGCTGTTACATCCACAGTTCTGGGAAAGCTCAAGGACGCGATGGTATTGGCATTGACATTCTTTCGGAACAGGGAGATGCCGTTAGCCAGTCATACTATCAACAGCTACGGGGTGCAGGTAGAGTAGTTAAAAGTTATGTACCTAAAAGAGGGTAA
- a CDS encoding serine hydrolase produces the protein MVFFKKDEQLENLGNGILEATWAEFPTLASNQIAMTWIVYDPPVPVNTGGALTPDAFWHHPVRGFSYRGVERIYPASVVKLFYLVAAHEWQEKGMTQPSKELDRALRDMIVDSSNDATSLVVDVLTGTTSGPELPLSPFETWQQQRHIINRYYQSLGWEDMATINVCQKTWCDGPYGREREFYGEMFENRNMLMTNAIARLLHSIVGGVAVSSGRSQAMMALLKRSLHVDDLSQNGEEDQVIGFLGGGLPQGGQIWSKAGWTSQVRHDAAYIELPNQRPYLLVVFTEGKANATNRDILPYVSKLITQAISRL, from the coding sequence ATGGTTTTTTTCAAAAAAGACGAACAATTAGAAAATCTTGGTAATGGCATTTTAGAGGCTACTTGGGCAGAGTTTCCCACTTTAGCCTCTAATCAAATTGCTATGACGTGGATTGTTTACGATCCACCAGTCCCTGTAAATACTGGCGGTGCTTTGACTCCTGATGCTTTTTGGCATCATCCAGTCCGGGGTTTTAGTTATCGTGGTGTGGAACGGATTTATCCGGCGAGTGTAGTTAAGTTGTTTTATTTGGTAGCGGCTCATGAGTGGCAAGAAAAAGGCATGACGCAACCCTCGAAGGAGTTAGATCGAGCATTACGTGATATGATTGTTGACTCTAGTAATGATGCTACTAGCTTAGTGGTAGATGTTTTAACTGGGACAACTTCAGGGCCAGAGTTACCATTAAGTCCCTTTGAAACTTGGCAACAGCAGCGTCACATTATTAACCGCTATTATCAGTCTTTGGGCTGGGAAGATATGGCCACAATTAACGTCTGCCAAAAAACTTGGTGTGATGGCCCCTATGGACGGGAGAGGGAGTTTTATGGCGAGATGTTTGAGAATCGCAATATGCTGATGACAAATGCGATCGCTCGTCTATTACATAGTATCGTCGGTGGTGTAGCAGTTTCTAGTGGGCGATCGCAAGCAATGATGGCTTTGCTCAAACGCTCTCTCCACGTCGATGATTTATCTCAAAACGGAGAAGAAGACCAAGTAATCGGCTTTTTAGGCGGTGGATTACCCCAAGGCGGGCAAATTTGGTCAAAAGCGGGTTGGACAAGTCAAGTACGCCATGATGCAGCCTACATTGAGTTACCAAATCAGCGTCCCTATCTATTGGTAGTCTTCACTGAAGGCAAAGCCAATGCTACCAACCGTGATATTTTGCCCTATGTGTCTAAGTTAATCACTCAAGCAATTAGCAGGCTATAG
- a CDS encoding ABC transporter substrate-binding protein, which yields MERISTALTLSLTTFATGFFLAACGNNTTNPGGTAGTSSPAANSTTAASSGTGLKIGSLLPTTGDLASIGQQMAAAVPLLVDTVNTCGGVNGQPVTLVAVDDQTDPKAGAAGMTKLATVDKVGGVVGSFASSVSTAAVSIAAQNKVMLISPGSTSPVFTEKAQKGDFKGFWARTVPPDSYQGPALAELANKKGFKRVSTAVINNDYGVGFEKAFVQAFEKLGGTVVNKSNPVRYDPKATTFETEATAAFAGKPDAVLGVFYVETGSLLLKSAYQQGVSQGVQVMLTDGMKSDEFPGQVGKTNDGKFIAAGVIGTVPGSDGKGLEALTKLWQSKKGSAPGEFAPQAWDAATLLVLAAQAAKDNTGVGIASKIREVSSAPGVEVSDVCEALKLVKEGKDINYQGASGNVDVDANGDVVGVYDVWRVEDDGKIKTIDKVTPK from the coding sequence ATGGAAAGAATTAGTACTGCTCTCACTTTAAGTTTAACGACCTTTGCAACTGGGTTCTTCCTAGCAGCCTGTGGAAATAATACCACTAACCCTGGTGGCACAGCAGGAACCAGTAGCCCAGCAGCCAACTCCACCACCGCAGCTAGCAGTGGCACAGGTCTGAAAATTGGTTCTTTACTGCCAACAACAGGTGACTTAGCATCTATCGGGCAGCAAATGGCAGCAGCCGTCCCCTTACTAGTAGATACTGTTAATACCTGTGGTGGTGTTAATGGTCAACCAGTCACGCTTGTAGCGGTAGACGACCAAACCGATCCCAAAGCCGGCGCGGCGGGTATGACTAAACTGGCGACAGTCGATAAAGTTGGAGGTGTAGTTGGTTCCTTTGCTAGCAGCGTCTCTACAGCGGCCGTCTCCATTGCAGCCCAAAACAAAGTCATGCTCATCTCACCTGGTAGCACTAGTCCCGTCTTTACAGAAAAAGCGCAAAAAGGTGATTTTAAAGGTTTTTGGGCGCGGACAGTTCCCCCCGATAGCTATCAAGGCCCAGCCTTAGCCGAACTCGCCAACAAAAAAGGCTTCAAGCGAGTTTCCACCGCCGTCATTAACAACGACTATGGGGTGGGTTTTGAAAAAGCATTTGTCCAAGCTTTTGAAAAACTCGGGGGAACCGTAGTTAACAAAAGTAACCCTGTACGTTATGACCCGAAAGCCACTACCTTTGAAACTGAAGCTACCGCCGCCTTTGCGGGTAAGCCAGACGCAGTTCTAGGCGTTTTTTACGTAGAAACAGGTAGCTTGCTGCTGAAATCAGCATATCAGCAAGGTGTGAGCCAAGGTGTGCAAGTCATGCTTACCGATGGCATGAAATCCGATGAATTTCCTGGTCAAGTTGGCAAAACCAACGATGGTAAATTCATTGCAGCTGGAGTAATTGGTACAGTCCCCGGTTCTGATGGTAAAGGATTGGAGGCTTTAACAAAACTCTGGCAGTCGAAAAAAGGTAGTGCGCCAGGAGAATTTGCCCCTCAAGCATGGGATGCGGCTACATTATTAGTCTTAGCAGCCCAAGCAGCTAAAGACAATACTGGTGTGGGAATTGCCAGTAAAATCCGTGAAGTGTCCAGTGCGCCTGGTGTAGAAGTGAGTGATGTCTGTGAAGCATTGAAGCTAGTCAAAGAAGGCAAAGATATCAACTACCAAGGTGCTAGTGGTAATGTCGATGTTGATGCTAACGGTGATGTCGTCGGTGTCTACGATGTGTGGCGAGTAGAAGACGACGGTAAAATTAAGACCATTGATAAGGTGACTCCTAAGTAG
- the crtB gene encoding 15-cis-phytoene synthase CrtB, whose product MLQLSDSKPRMKTLVSVDESYKLCRHLTAKYAKTFYLGTLLMSPAKRQAIWAIYAWCRRTDELVDGPASAITTPETLDLWEQHLESIFTGRPTENYDVALVDTLQRFPIDIQPFRDMIAGQRMDLYRSRYETFEELYLYCYRVAGTVGLMSTAVMDIDMTTNTAPWHQKQPVYIPTEEAIALGIANQLTNILRDVGEDARRGRIYIPLEDLARFNYTEQDFFNSVVDERWRSLMRFQIERARQFYIKAEKGITYLAPDARWPVWAASMLYGQILDVIERNDYNVFTQRAYVPQWKKLRTLPLAWMRSQVL is encoded by the coding sequence ATGCTGCAACTGTCTGATTCCAAACCGCGCATGAAAACGCTGGTCTCTGTAGACGAGTCCTATAAACTTTGTCGGCATCTCACAGCCAAGTACGCCAAAACCTTCTACTTGGGTACTTTGTTGATGAGTCCGGCAAAGCGTCAAGCTATTTGGGCAATCTATGCCTGGTGTCGCCGTACAGATGAATTAGTGGACGGCCCCGCATCTGCCATTACTACACCAGAAACCTTAGACCTGTGGGAGCAGCATCTGGAATCAATTTTTACCGGTCGCCCCACAGAAAACTACGATGTAGCCTTAGTAGATACACTCCAACGCTTCCCCATAGACATTCAGCCCTTCCGGGATATGATTGCTGGTCAGCGTATGGATTTATACCGTAGTCGCTACGAAACATTTGAGGAGCTATACCTTTACTGTTATCGTGTGGCTGGCACTGTCGGCTTGATGTCCACAGCAGTGATGGATATAGATATGACTACCAACACAGCACCGTGGCATCAAAAACAACCAGTCTATATTCCCACAGAAGAAGCGATCGCTCTAGGAATTGCCAATCAATTAACCAACATTCTCCGGGATGTGGGAGAAGATGCCAGAAGAGGACGAATTTACATCCCTCTGGAAGACTTAGCGCGATTTAATTACACAGAACAAGATTTTTTCAATAGTGTAGTAGATGAGCGCTGGCGTTCCCTCATGCGCTTTCAAATTGAACGAGCGCGACAATTCTACATCAAAGCAGAAAAGGGCATTACTTACCTAGCACCCGATGCTCGTTGGCCTGTGTGGGCAGCATCCATGTTATATGGACAGATTTTAGACGTAATTGAACGCAACGATTACAATGTCTTTACCCAGCGTGCCTACGTCCCCCAATGGAAAAAATTACGCACCTTGCCCCTAGCGTGGATGCGATCGCAAGTCTTATAA